The following proteins come from a genomic window of Cronobacter muytjensii ATCC 51329:
- the ntrB gene encoding nitrate ABC transporter permease, producing MKELQQTVSAPEAQPAGEVIVMPRVAVRKRRAPLAARFNAIAGHVVPALLGLALLVIAWQIAAMTTKGFPTPLSTLDSALTLFADPFYNEGPNDQGIGWNVLASLSRVAVGFGLAALVGIPLGFLIGRFTFLGRMFHPLIALLRPVSPLAWLPIGLLLFQKAEPASSWTIFICSIWPMVINTADGVKRIPEDYLNVARVLQLSEWTVMRRILFPAVLPAVLTGVRLSIGIAWLVIVAAEMLTGGLGIGFWIWNEWNNLNVENILIAIVIIGVVGLLLEQGLMLIARRFSWQDK from the coding sequence ATGAAAGAGCTGCAACAGACCGTGAGCGCGCCGGAAGCCCAGCCCGCCGGTGAAGTGATTGTGATGCCCCGCGTGGCGGTGCGTAAACGCCGCGCGCCGCTGGCTGCCCGATTCAACGCGATCGCAGGCCATGTCGTGCCCGCGCTGCTCGGCCTCGCGCTGCTGGTGATCGCCTGGCAAATCGCCGCTATGACCACCAAAGGCTTTCCCACGCCGCTCAGCACGCTTGACTCAGCGCTGACGCTCTTCGCCGACCCGTTCTATAACGAAGGGCCGAACGATCAGGGCATCGGCTGGAACGTGCTGGCGTCGCTCAGCCGTGTGGCGGTGGGCTTTGGACTCGCGGCGCTGGTGGGCATTCCGCTCGGCTTTTTGATTGGCCGCTTCACCTTTCTGGGCCGTATGTTTCATCCGCTTATCGCGCTGCTGCGTCCGGTGAGTCCGCTCGCCTGGCTGCCTATCGGCCTGCTGCTGTTTCAGAAGGCGGAGCCGGCTTCAAGCTGGACGATTTTCATCTGCTCTATCTGGCCGATGGTCATCAATACCGCCGACGGGGTGAAGCGTATTCCGGAAGACTATCTGAACGTGGCGCGGGTACTGCAACTCTCTGAATGGACGGTGATGCGCCGCATTCTCTTCCCGGCAGTGTTGCCGGCGGTGCTTACCGGGGTGCGGCTCTCCATCGGCATCGCCTGGCTGGTGATAGTCGCCGCGGAAATGCTGACCGGCGGCCTTGGCATCGGCTTTTGGATCTGGAACGAGTGGAACAACCTCAACGTGGAAAACATCCTCATCGCCATCGTCATTATCGGCGTGGTGGGGCTTTTGCTGGAGCAGGGGCTGATGCTTATCGCCCGGCGGTTCAGCTGGCAGGACAAGTAA
- a CDS encoding DUF1883 domain-containing protein — MARVKASLKLFGGDTVVVRCSANCHIHLMSAGERFTRAGADILSVQNRNSAYISVPYSGVWDVLIDSHSQTLEHSISYVPA; from the coding sequence ATGGCGCGGGTAAAAGCAAGCCTGAAATTGTTTGGCGGAGATACGGTGGTGGTGCGCTGCTCGGCGAATTGCCACATTCATTTAATGAGCGCAGGCGAGCGGTTTACGCGCGCCGGGGCAGATATTTTAAGCGTCCAGAACCGCAACAGCGCATATATCAGCGTGCCTTACAGCGGCGTCTGGGATGTGCTTATCGACAGTCACAGCCAGACGCTGGAGCACTCCATCAGCTACGTTCCGGCCTGA
- the chaB gene encoding putative cation transport regulator ChaB, with product MPYSSRTDLPDNVRNVLPAHAQDIYKEAFNSAWDQYKDEDDRRGDASREETAHRVAWAAVKHEYEKGDDDKWHKKK from the coding sequence ATGCCTTATTCATCAAGAACCGATTTACCCGATAACGTGCGTAATGTGCTGCCAGCCCATGCGCAGGATATCTACAAAGAGGCGTTTAACAGCGCCTGGGATCAATATAAAGACGAAGACGACCGCCGCGGCGACGCCAGTCGGGAAGAGACCGCGCACCGCGTTGCGTGGGCTGCGGTCAAACATGAGTACGAAAAGGGTGATGACGACAAATGGCATAAGAAAAAGTAA
- a CDS encoding CmpA/NrtA family ABC transporter substrate-binding protein: MSHSSFSLSRRSFLQAGAALSGAMLLPGLMGSVWAAGTDKPELDTVRVGFIPLTDCAPVVMAALKGFDKKYGIRIVPSKEASWAAVRDKLVSGELDAAHALYGLIYGLELGIAGKAQPMANLLTLNQNGQAISLSADLLDKGITTPDALKTLIAASEPGAYTFAHTFPTGTHAMWLYYWLAAAGIHPFNDVRTVVVPPPQMVMNMRIGNMVGFCVGEPWNARAINDRIGFTAATSQSIFPDHPEKVLGTRRLWVEQNPNTARALTAAVLEAARWIDASDDNRRETAQVLAKRAYLNTKAQYLTPRMLGEYDDGAGKRWKDDHGMRFFRDGEVSYPWHSDGMWFLTQFRRWGLLKTDPDYAAIAARINRTDIYQQAAQAVGNIALPASPLRTSRLMDGSVWNGQAPAAYANSFAMKR, encoded by the coding sequence ATGAGCCATTCGTCATTCTCTCTTTCCCGCCGCAGTTTTTTGCAGGCCGGGGCGGCGCTTAGCGGCGCGATGCTGTTACCGGGGCTGATGGGCAGCGTCTGGGCCGCAGGCACCGACAAACCGGAACTCGACACCGTGCGCGTCGGGTTTATTCCTCTCACCGACTGTGCGCCGGTGGTGATGGCCGCGCTCAAAGGCTTCGATAAAAAATATGGTATCCGCATTGTGCCGAGCAAAGAGGCGAGCTGGGCGGCGGTGCGCGACAAACTGGTCTCTGGCGAGCTTGACGCCGCGCATGCGCTTTACGGTCTCATCTACGGGCTGGAGCTGGGTATCGCCGGTAAGGCGCAGCCGATGGCGAACCTGCTGACGCTCAACCAGAATGGTCAGGCGATTTCGCTCAGCGCCGATCTGCTCGATAAAGGCATCACCACGCCCGACGCGCTGAAAACGCTTATCGCGGCAAGCGAGCCTGGCGCTTACACCTTCGCCCACACCTTTCCGACCGGCACCCACGCGATGTGGCTCTACTACTGGCTGGCGGCGGCGGGCATTCATCCCTTCAACGATGTCCGCACCGTGGTAGTGCCGCCGCCGCAGATGGTGATGAACATGCGCATCGGCAATATGGTCGGCTTTTGCGTCGGCGAGCCGTGGAACGCCCGCGCCATTAACGACCGCATCGGTTTTACCGCCGCCACCTCACAAAGCATCTTCCCGGATCATCCGGAAAAAGTGCTCGGCACCCGCCGCCTCTGGGTGGAGCAGAACCCGAACACCGCCCGCGCGCTCACCGCCGCCGTGCTGGAGGCTGCCCGCTGGATAGACGCCTCGGACGACAACCGGCGCGAAACCGCGCAGGTGCTGGCGAAACGCGCGTACCTCAACACCAAAGCGCAATACCTCACGCCACGCATGCTCGGCGAGTACGACGACGGCGCCGGAAAACGCTGGAAAGACGATCACGGTATGCGCTTCTTCCGGGACGGCGAGGTGAGCTACCCGTGGCACTCCGACGGCATGTGGTTCTTAACCCAGTTCCGCCGCTGGGGATTGCTGAAAACCGATCCGGACTACGCGGCCATCGCCGCACGCATCAACCGCACTGACATCTATCAACAGGCCGCGCAGGCGGTGGGCAATATCGCGCTGCCTGCATCACCGCTGCGCACCAGTCGTCTGATGGACGGCAGCGTCTGGAACGGCCAGGCGCCGGCGGCCTACGCCAACAGTTTTGCCATGAAACGTTAA
- a CDS encoding DsrE/DsrF/TusD sulfur relay family protein produces MQTIVIIANGAAYGSESLFNCLRLAIALREQPQAPALKLFLMSDAVTAGLRGQKPAEGYNIQQMLEILTAQNVPVKLCKTCADGRGVSALPLVDGVEVGTLVELARWTLEADKVLTF; encoded by the coding sequence ATGCAAACGATCGTGATTATCGCCAACGGCGCAGCTTATGGCAGCGAATCGCTGTTCAACTGCCTGCGTCTTGCCATCGCGCTGCGAGAACAGCCGCAGGCGCCTGCGCTGAAGCTGTTTTTGATGTCTGACGCCGTGACCGCCGGCCTTCGCGGCCAGAAGCCCGCCGAAGGCTATAACATTCAGCAGATGCTTGAGATCCTCACCGCGCAAAATGTGCCGGTGAAGCTTTGCAAAACCTGCGCCGACGGGCGCGGCGTGAGCGCCCTGCCGCTGGTGGATGGCGTTGAGGTAGGCACGCTCGTGGAACTCGCCCGGTGGACGCTTGAGGCTGATAAAGTCCTGACGTTCTGA
- a CDS encoding nitrate regulatory protein: protein MATPSRPAQDAQAWFRFARERARSQLEAWLSVGEWASQISHLVHMLQRERGASNIWLCSGGQLFAREREFCVTQTDQRVAAFREAPPPLASSGSLLAWRMACALWQLEQLPALRARILARETEPLEAMEGFNLAIRHLLNLVPEASESVDEASLARALTALYSFMQGKELTGQERAIGAIGFTQGAFSEPLRQRLADRIDGQQRCFETFLALAAAEIREGYWRHGEAGLELEQLRRLACTRLPADNDNGARAVRWFALQTTRLDALRDIEEALIAALLAEARRLLAQDNVSESPEALLARRARQQGDMDAPALERHLLPLVRQQAREVESLTRQLASLQTSLEERKLIERAKSLLITHQQLSEEEAWHQLRKLAMDQNKRMVEIAEAMLAVARLWPVTRKE, encoded by the coding sequence ATGGCAACACCATCCAGACCGGCGCAAGATGCGCAGGCGTGGTTTCGTTTCGCCCGTGAAAGAGCGCGCAGCCAGCTGGAGGCGTGGTTAAGCGTGGGCGAATGGGCAAGTCAGATAAGCCATCTGGTGCATATGCTACAGCGCGAGCGCGGCGCGTCCAATATCTGGCTCTGCTCCGGCGGGCAGCTGTTTGCGCGCGAACGCGAGTTTTGCGTGACGCAGACCGACCAGCGCGTGGCGGCGTTTCGCGAAGCGCCCCCGCCGCTGGCCTCATCAGGTAGCCTGCTCGCCTGGCGCATGGCCTGCGCGCTCTGGCAGCTCGAACAACTGCCGGCGCTTCGCGCGCGCATTCTGGCGCGTGAGACAGAACCCCTTGAGGCGATGGAGGGCTTTAACCTGGCGATTCGTCATCTGTTGAATCTGGTGCCGGAGGCGAGCGAAAGCGTGGATGAGGCGTCGCTCGCCCGCGCGCTGACCGCCCTTTACAGCTTTATGCAGGGGAAGGAGCTGACAGGTCAGGAACGTGCCATTGGCGCTATCGGCTTTACACAGGGCGCGTTCAGCGAACCGCTGCGTCAGCGGCTCGCGGATCGCATTGACGGGCAGCAGCGCTGTTTTGAGACTTTTTTAGCGCTGGCGGCGGCGGAGATTCGCGAAGGCTACTGGCGTCACGGCGAGGCGGGCCTGGAGCTGGAGCAATTACGACGGCTCGCCTGCACGCGTCTGCCTGCGGATAACGACAACGGCGCGCGGGCGGTGCGCTGGTTTGCGCTGCAAACCACGCGGCTCGACGCGCTGCGGGATATCGAAGAGGCGCTTATCGCCGCGCTGCTGGCGGAAGCACGCAGGCTGCTCGCGCAGGATAACGTCAGCGAATCTCCGGAGGCCCTGCTGGCCCGCCGCGCGCGCCAGCAGGGAGATATGGATGCTCCGGCGCTGGAGCGGCATCTTTTACCGCTGGTGCGCCAGCAGGCCCGCGAGGTGGAGTCGCTGACGCGCCAGCTCGCCTCATTACAGACAAGCCTTGAGGAGCGCAAGCTCATTGAGCGCGCCAAAAGTTTATTGATAACCCATCAGCAGCTTAGCGAGGAGGAGGCATGGCACCAGTTGCGCAAGCTGGCGATGGATCAGAATAAACGGATGGTGGAAATTGCCGAAGCGATGCTGGCGGTCGCCCGGCTCTGGCCCGTCACCCGAAAGGAGTAG
- a CDS encoding gamma-glutamylcyclotransferase, with amino-acid sequence MLTRDFLMTADCKTAFGAIEESLLWTPEQRAASLAATLACRPENESVWIFGYGSLMWNPAMVFEERCAATLNGWHRAFCLRLTAGRGSACQPGRMLALKEGGATTGVAYRLPESELETELTLLWKREMITGCYLPGWCKLTLNDGRTVHALVFIMDPSHPLYEADTRPATIAPLIARASGPLGTNAQYLFSLEQELKKLGMCEASLDELAVEVRACQARDSGESGELQPGFA; translated from the coding sequence GTGTTAACACGTGATTTCTTAATGACAGCAGACTGTAAGACGGCTTTTGGAGCCATTGAGGAATCGTTACTGTGGACGCCAGAGCAGCGAGCGGCGTCACTGGCCGCCACGCTCGCCTGTCGTCCCGAAAACGAATCGGTCTGGATTTTTGGTTATGGGTCCCTGATGTGGAACCCGGCCATGGTGTTTGAAGAGCGCTGCGCCGCGACGCTCAACGGCTGGCACCGCGCGTTCTGCCTGCGGCTTACCGCCGGGCGCGGCAGCGCCTGTCAGCCAGGACGTATGCTGGCGCTTAAAGAGGGCGGCGCCACAACCGGTGTTGCCTATCGTCTGCCTGAGTCAGAGCTCGAAACCGAGCTGACCCTGCTCTGGAAGCGCGAGATGATCACGGGCTGCTATCTGCCAGGCTGGTGTAAGCTCACGCTCAACGATGGTCGTACCGTACACGCGCTGGTCTTTATCATGGATCCGAGCCATCCGCTTTATGAGGCCGACACCCGTCCGGCGACCATCGCGCCGCTTATCGCCCGCGCCAGCGGCCCGCTTGGCACTAATGCGCAATATCTCTTCTCGCTGGAGCAGGAGCTGAAAAAGCTCGGCATGTGCGAAGCGTCGCTTGATGAACTGGCGGTTGAAGTGCGTGCCTGTCAGGCGCGCGACAGCGGGGAAAGCGGCGAACTGCAACCGGGGTTTGCGTAA
- a CDS encoding methyl-accepting chemotaxis protein — protein MLTSIRARIIAATAGCLVGALVLNTIMNYQVTRLDNQQASLNTLKSTSASHNLAIADWVNSKTAMIRSLDTVALGADPVPVFTQMAKAGGFMNVYAGYATKTAKFSNPEGVPADYDPTIRPWYQQAVKADAPVVTAPYVDAGTGKLVVTFAVPVKQNGTVAAVVAGDLSMDSVIANVRSIHPTENSSGLLVNEDGTLIAAKDPALTSKPFDNAVSGVAFRELKTSDTALDGDIGGAPKALLATPVPGTQWYLVVALDESDATSGMRALLNTSAISVLVLLLITGALMHFLVTKLLKRLLMIRDALVAISSGTNDLSQRLPENGRDEVAQIAHAFNAFCDKLAGVMGQLRDASASVKVAANEIAAGNQDLSGRTEQAASSLRETASAVEEITASVANSTDAAAQANSQAQSATDAASRGGEVVSKAISTMQLIETASAKIGDITSVIDGIAFQTNILALNASVEAARAGEQGRGFAVVAGEVRNLASRSAQAAKEIKSLIDSTTESVATGSRYVRLAGESMEEIVSSIGNVSGIMREITVATSEQMKGIQEINHAVIQLDQMVQQNAELVVQSAAAAGALQGQAGELAQTAGHFRI, from the coding sequence ATGTTAACGTCGATTCGCGCGCGCATCATCGCAGCCACCGCAGGCTGTCTGGTCGGCGCGCTGGTACTCAATACCATCATGAACTATCAGGTCACGCGGCTGGATAACCAGCAGGCGAGCCTTAATACCCTGAAAAGCACCAGCGCCAGCCATAATCTGGCTATCGCCGACTGGGTGAACAGCAAAACCGCCATGATCCGCTCGCTCGACACCGTCGCGCTGGGCGCGGACCCCGTGCCGGTCTTCACGCAGATGGCGAAAGCGGGCGGCTTTATGAACGTCTACGCCGGTTATGCGACCAAAACCGCGAAGTTTTCCAACCCGGAAGGCGTCCCGGCGGATTACGATCCGACCATTCGCCCGTGGTATCAGCAGGCGGTGAAAGCTGACGCGCCTGTCGTGACCGCGCCGTATGTGGATGCGGGCACCGGCAAGCTGGTCGTCACCTTCGCGGTGCCGGTGAAGCAAAACGGCACCGTTGCCGCCGTGGTCGCGGGCGACCTTTCCATGGACAGCGTAATTGCCAACGTACGCAGTATTCACCCCACCGAAAACAGCAGCGGCTTGCTGGTCAATGAAGACGGGACGCTTATCGCTGCGAAAGATCCGGCGCTGACCTCTAAACCGTTTGATAACGCGGTGTCAGGCGTCGCATTTCGCGAACTGAAAACCAGCGATACGGCGCTTGACGGCGACATCGGCGGCGCGCCAAAAGCGCTGCTGGCGACACCGGTGCCGGGCACCCAGTGGTATCTGGTGGTGGCGCTCGATGAAAGCGACGCGACCTCCGGCATGCGCGCGCTGCTTAATACCTCCGCCATTTCGGTGCTGGTACTGCTGCTTATCACCGGCGCGCTGATGCATTTCCTGGTAACGAAGCTGTTAAAACGCCTGTTGATGATCCGCGACGCGCTGGTGGCCATCAGCAGCGGCACCAACGATCTGTCGCAGCGTCTGCCGGAAAATGGCCGTGATGAAGTGGCGCAGATAGCCCACGCCTTTAATGCCTTCTGCGACAAGCTCGCGGGCGTGATGGGCCAGTTGCGCGACGCCAGCGCCTCGGTGAAAGTGGCGGCTAATGAAATCGCCGCGGGCAACCAGGATCTCTCCGGGCGCACCGAACAGGCCGCTTCCAGCCTGCGCGAAACCGCAAGCGCGGTGGAGGAGATTACCGCGTCGGTGGCAAACTCGACGGATGCGGCGGCCCAGGCCAACAGCCAGGCGCAGAGCGCCACGGATGCCGCCTCGCGCGGCGGCGAAGTGGTGTCGAAAGCCATTTCGACGATGCAGCTGATTGAAACCGCCTCGGCGAAGATTGGCGATATCACAAGCGTTATCGACGGCATTGCCTTCCAGACCAACATTCTGGCGCTTAACGCCTCGGTGGAAGCGGCGCGCGCCGGCGAACAGGGCCGCGGCTTCGCGGTGGTGGCGGGCGAAGTGCGTAACCTCGCGAGCCGCAGCGCCCAGGCGGCGAAAGAGATTAAATCGCTTATCGACTCGACAACCGAGAGCGTGGCGACCGGCTCGCGTTACGTACGCCTTGCGGGGGAGTCGATGGAGGAGATTGTAAGCAGTATCGGCAATGTCTCCGGGATTATGCGTGAGATCACGGTCGCCACCAGCGAGCAGATGAAAGGCATTCAGGAGATTAACCACGCGGTTATCCAGCTCGATCAGATGGTGCAGCAGAACGCCGAGCTGGTGGTGCAGTCCGCCGCCGCGGCAGGCGCGTTGCAGGGCCAGGCGGGCGAACTCGCCCAGACGGCCGGGCATTTCCGCATTTAA
- a CDS encoding ABC transporter ATP-binding protein, with translation MKPIIQVQNVSQRFNTASGEFLALQNVSFDINAGETVSLIGHSGCGKSTLLNLIAGITLPSEGGLLCDNREIAGPGPERAVVFQNHSLLPWLTCFDNVALAVDQVFRKTMNKAQRREWIVHNLERVQMGHALNKRPGEISGGMKQRVGIARALAMEPKVLLMDEPFGALDALTRAHLQDAVMHIQQELNTTIVLITHDVDEAVLLSDRVLMMTNGPAATVGEVLEVNLPRPRNRVQLADDSRYHQMRQQILHFLYEKQPKAA, from the coding sequence ATGAAACCGATTATTCAGGTACAGAACGTCAGCCAGCGCTTCAACACCGCCAGCGGCGAATTCCTGGCGCTGCAAAACGTCAGCTTTGACATCAACGCGGGCGAAACCGTGAGCCTTATCGGCCACTCCGGCTGCGGCAAATCGACGCTGCTCAATCTGATCGCGGGGATCACGCTGCCGAGCGAAGGCGGGCTGTTGTGCGATAACCGCGAAATCGCAGGCCCCGGCCCTGAACGCGCCGTGGTGTTTCAGAACCATTCGCTGCTGCCCTGGCTGACCTGTTTCGACAATGTGGCGCTGGCGGTGGACCAGGTTTTTCGCAAAACCATGAATAAAGCGCAGCGCCGGGAGTGGATTGTCCACAACCTGGAGCGGGTGCAGATGGGGCATGCGCTCAACAAACGCCCTGGCGAAATCTCCGGCGGCATGAAGCAGCGCGTCGGCATTGCCAGGGCGCTGGCAATGGAGCCGAAAGTGCTGCTGATGGATGAGCCTTTCGGCGCGCTGGACGCGCTGACCCGCGCGCACCTTCAGGATGCCGTCATGCATATCCAGCAGGAACTTAACACCACCATTGTGCTTATCACCCATGACGTCGACGAGGCGGTGCTGCTCTCCGACCGTGTGCTGATGATGACCAACGGCCCGGCGGCCACGGTGGGCGAGGTGCTGGAGGTCAATCTGCCGCGTCCGCGCAACCGGGTACAGCTGGCGGATGACAGCCGCTACCACCAGATGCGCCAGCAGATCCTCCATTTCCTTTACGAAAAACAGCCGAAGGCGGCGTAA